In Tripterygium wilfordii isolate XIE 37 chromosome 23, ASM1340144v1, whole genome shotgun sequence, one genomic interval encodes:
- the LOC119993624 gene encoding L10-interacting MYB domain-containing protein-like has protein sequence MGGDNGGDEHDGRDNDIVLFGTVIATVLFLRNRLADSNTRLSCRTSDVGEDDLHDDRPLARVRDKIGDKLFVRKQRKKKRELKEAFEFADMSRKRKDKMATYKGSENERVKWDDANTRVLVEMCVAVMKAAKRVPGSRIPKLEWEELVVQFNAKTGLSYQKKSLKSKWDLLRKDWTLWAKMTARDTDIGWNDSKQTIDASDEWWEERIKENKEYAKFYKHGFKHKADLEFCFTGAYASGSAQLAPSSGYIPTPKYSVGEGTQNTQPEDGLGTGFGEDGYVPEPCNPCTDPPNVVNLGESPERVIEADDISSASSPTKGVPVTPSHTSGSMRKGSFEGSVNRSSSKKRTVTRSDEHETMVNTTTLAMDILRNMRRDGSISDDLYLFAAELFEDDHAKEIFINCEPDLRLLYLERKYSQNMNKTDLGGL, from the exons ATGGGTGGTGATAATGGCGGAGATGAACATGATGGACGAGATAATGATATTGTATTGTTTGGGACAGTGATTGCTACAGTGCTTTTTTTGCGGAATAGACTTGCGGATTCCAATACTAGATTGTCATGTAGAACATCTGATGTTGGGGAAGATGATTTGCATGATGACAGACCATTGGCTCGCGTGCGCGATAAAATTGGCGATAAACTTTTTGTTAGGAagcagaggaagaagaagag GGAGCTCAAGGAGGCTTTTGAATTTGCCG ATATGtcaaggaaaaggaaagataAAATGGCTACATATAAGGGTAGTGAGAATGAGAGAGTTAAATGGGATGATGCGAATACTCGTGTTTTGGTGGAGATGTGTGTTGCTGTTATGAAAGCTGCTAAGCGAGTCCCTGGTTCTCGAATCCCAAAACTAGAGTGGGAAGAACTtgtggtccaatttaatgccaaAACTGGACTTAGCTACCAAAAAAAGTCGTTAAAAAGTAAATGGGATTTGCTAAGAAAGGACTGGACATTATGGGCAAAAATGACTGCTAGGGATACAGATATTGGGTGGAATGACAGCAAGCAAACAATAGATGCAAGTGATGAATGGTGGGAAGAAAGAATAAAG GAGAACAAAGAATATGCCAAGTTCTATAAACATGGGTTCAAACATAAGGCAGACCTTGAATTTTGTTTTACAGGTGCATATGCTAGTGGATCAGCCCAATTGGCACCTTCAAGTGGATACATACCAACTCCAAAGTACTCTGTTGGTGAGGGTACTCAGAATACCCAACCTGAGGATGGCTTGGGGACTGGGTTTGGAGAGGACGGATATGTGCCGGAGCCATGCAACCCCTGCACTGATCCACCCAATGTTGTCAACCTTGGAGAATCACCAGAAAGAGTCATAGAAGCTGATGATATTTCTTCAGCAAGTTCGCCAACTAAGGGTGTTCCAGTGACACCATCACACACTTCTGGATCAATGCGGAAGGGGTCCTTTGAAGGGTCTGTGAACCGAAGTTCAAGTAAGAAGCGAACAGTGACCAGATCAGATGAACATGAGACTATGGTCAATACTACAACTCTGGCAATGGATATACTGAGGAACATGAGGAGGGATGGCTCCATTTCTGATGATTTGTATCTCTTCGCGGCTGAACTTTTCGAAGATGATCATGCAAAGGAGATTTTCATCAATTGTGAGCCGGATCTGCGATTGTTGTACCTGGAAAGGAAATACTCCCAAAACATGAACAAGACGGACTTGGGTGGCTTGTGA